In a genomic window of Thiolapillus brandeum:
- the gltB gene encoding glutamate synthase large subunit — MSYGALPPKQGLYDPANEHDACGVGFVADIKGRCTHEIVEQGLTILDRLTHRGAVGADPKAGDGAGILLQIPDAFFRKVLNFELPEAGDYAVGMLFLPADADAGNEACGVVEKYIRQEGQRLLGWRDVPVNNADLGESVLPTEPRIRQVFVGRGDSTPDQDALERKLFVARKQIENEVRESDLQGRSDFYFTSLSTRTIVYKGMLLAVQVGDYYPDLKDPDLVSALALVHQRFSTNTFPTWDLAHPFRMIAHNGEINTMRGNVNWMAARRHSMASDILGEDLDKIWPLIPEGQSDSACFDNALELLVMGGYSMSHAMMLLIPEAWGGNKLMDEKRRAFYEYHAALMEPWDGPAAVAFTDGRQIGATLDRNGLRPARYLITDDGLVVMASEMGVLDIPEEKIVKKWRLQPGKMFLIDMQQGRIIDDEEIKTQLSGSKPYQDWLDKTQIQLQNLPPAVGTMAPDEEVLLDRQQAFGYSKEDLSVLLTPMVCTGQEAIGSMGADNPPSVLSNRPRHLSTYFKQNFAQVTNPPIDPIREEIVMSLVSLIGPRPNLLGLGSGGENMRLEVKQPVLTNADLEKIRQIEDNCDGAFRTRTLNITYPAANGPAGMRNALNELCEAAEKAVLDGYNILILSDRRVDADNLAIPALLATSSVHHHLIRKGLRTDSGLVLETGAALEVHHFATLAGYGAEAINPYLVFETIQDMLPDLPEELDFDEAQKRYIKAVGKGLHKVMSKMGISTYQSYCGAQIFDAVGLSSEFVDQYFTGTATTIEGIGLDEVAREAARWHENAFGDALIYRKQLDVGGDYAWRQRGEAHVWTPDTIAKLQHAVRGNDAGTYQEYSSLINEQSEKLLTLRGLMEFKWADNPVPLEEVEPAKEIVKRFATGAMSFGSISYEAHSTLAVAMNALGGKSNTGEGGEEPERFNPLPDGSRNPERSAIKQVASGRFGVTTEYLVNADDIQIKMAQGAKPGEGGQLPGHKVNKQIARVRHSTPGVGLISPPPHHDIYSIEDLAQLIHDLKNVNPRARISVKLVSEVGVGTVAAGVSKAHADHVTISGFDGGTGASPLTSTKHAGSSWEIGLAETHQTLVLNRLRSRISVQVDGGMRTGRDVAIGALLGADEFGFATAPLIAEGCVMMRKCHLNTCPVGVATQDPELRKRFMGKPEHVINYFFFVAEELRQIMARLGFRTVEEMIGQADRLDMRKALDHWKAQGLDYSRLLTKPEAAPGDKVYNCEAQDHGLEQALDNELIARAQPALEKGEAVRIEVDIHNYNRSFGAMLSGRVAEKYGFAGLPDDTIHIKASGTAGQSLGAWLARGVTIELSGEGNDYVGKGLSGGHIIIYPPADSAIGQAEENIIVGNTVLYGAIAGECYFRGVAGERFAVRNSGATAVVEGVGDHGCEYMTGGVVVVLGSTGRNFAAGMSGGIAYVLDEEGNFEQRCNMAQVELEPIREEDDALERLEHLGGDMETKGRVDVSHDMTRFDAIRLKQIIERHLHYTNSDVARKILDNWDDYLDRFVKVMPVEYRRALLEMQAEQEAARAAS, encoded by the coding sequence ATGAGTTACGGTGCCTTGCCGCCGAAACAGGGCTTGTATGACCCTGCGAACGAGCATGATGCATGTGGTGTTGGTTTTGTGGCCGATATCAAAGGCCGCTGTACACATGAGATCGTTGAACAGGGGTTGACCATACTCGATCGCCTGACACACCGGGGTGCTGTGGGTGCTGATCCCAAGGCCGGTGATGGCGCAGGCATTCTGTTGCAGATTCCTGACGCCTTCTTCCGCAAGGTGCTGAATTTCGAGTTGCCCGAAGCAGGCGATTATGCCGTAGGCATGTTGTTTCTGCCTGCGGATGCCGATGCGGGGAATGAGGCTTGTGGCGTAGTGGAAAAATACATCCGGCAGGAAGGCCAGCGGCTGCTGGGCTGGCGGGATGTGCCGGTAAACAATGCCGACCTGGGTGAAAGCGTGCTGCCTACTGAGCCGCGTATTCGCCAGGTATTTGTTGGCCGGGGGGATTCCACACCGGACCAGGATGCCCTGGAGCGCAAGCTGTTCGTGGCACGCAAACAGATTGAAAATGAAGTTCGCGAGTCTGATCTGCAAGGCAGGAGTGATTTCTATTTTACCTCTTTGTCCACCCGAACCATTGTTTACAAGGGGATGTTGTTGGCAGTCCAGGTGGGGGACTATTACCCGGATCTGAAGGATCCGGATCTTGTCTCGGCCCTGGCCCTGGTGCACCAGCGTTTCTCAACCAACACTTTTCCCACCTGGGATCTGGCCCACCCGTTCCGCATGATCGCCCACAATGGCGAAATCAACACCATGCGCGGCAATGTCAACTGGATGGCCGCGCGCCGCCACTCCATGGCCTCGGATATCCTGGGTGAGGATCTGGACAAGATCTGGCCCCTGATCCCCGAAGGGCAGTCTGATTCCGCCTGTTTCGACAATGCCCTGGAATTGCTGGTCATGGGTGGCTATTCCATGTCCCATGCCATGATGCTGCTCATCCCCGAAGCCTGGGGAGGCAACAAGCTCATGGACGAGAAGCGCCGGGCCTTCTATGAATACCATGCTGCCCTCATGGAACCCTGGGATGGTCCTGCGGCCGTGGCTTTCACGGATGGCCGCCAGATCGGCGCCACCCTGGATCGCAACGGCTTGCGTCCCGCCCGCTACCTGATCACCGATGATGGCCTGGTGGTCATGGCTTCGGAAATGGGTGTGTTGGATATTCCCGAAGAAAAGATCGTCAAAAAATGGCGTCTGCAGCCGGGCAAGATGTTCCTCATCGACATGCAGCAGGGACGTATCATCGATGACGAAGAGATCAAGACCCAACTGTCGGGCTCCAAGCCCTACCAGGATTGGCTGGACAAGACTCAGATCCAGTTGCAGAACCTGCCGCCTGCCGTGGGCACCATGGCGCCGGATGAAGAAGTGCTGCTGGATAGGCAGCAGGCTTTTGGCTACTCCAAGGAAGATCTCAGCGTACTGCTCACGCCCATGGTCTGTACCGGCCAGGAAGCCATTGGTTCCATGGGTGCGGACAACCCACCCTCCGTGTTGTCCAACCGGCCCCGTCATCTGAGCACCTATTTCAAGCAGAATTTCGCCCAGGTGACCAATCCACCCATCGATCCCATCCGCGAAGAGATCGTCATGTCCCTGGTGTCCCTCATCGGCCCGCGGCCCAATCTCCTGGGGCTGGGAAGCGGCGGTGAAAACATGCGCCTGGAAGTCAAACAGCCCGTGCTCACCAATGCGGATCTGGAGAAAATCCGCCAGATCGAGGACAACTGTGATGGTGCTTTCCGCACCCGCACCCTGAACATTACCTATCCCGCGGCCAATGGTCCGGCAGGGATGCGCAATGCCCTGAACGAGCTGTGCGAAGCAGCGGAAAAAGCCGTGCTGGATGGCTACAATATCCTGATTCTTTCGGATCGCCGGGTGGATGCCGACAATCTGGCCATCCCTGCGCTGTTGGCCACGTCTTCAGTGCATCATCACCTCATCCGCAAGGGATTGCGTACCGATTCCGGTCTGGTGCTGGAAACCGGCGCGGCCCTGGAGGTGCATCATTTTGCCACTTTGGCGGGCTATGGCGCAGAGGCCATCAATCCCTATCTGGTGTTCGAAACCATCCAGGACATGCTCCCGGATCTGCCGGAAGAACTGGATTTCGATGAAGCCCAAAAGCGTTACATCAAGGCCGTGGGCAAGGGCCTGCACAAGGTCATGTCGAAGATGGGCATTTCCACCTACCAGTCCTATTGCGGCGCTCAAATCTTTGATGCCGTGGGCCTGTCCAGTGAATTCGTGGACCAGTACTTCACCGGTACCGCCACCACCATTGAAGGTATCGGTCTGGACGAAGTGGCTCGGGAAGCGGCGCGCTGGCATGAGAATGCCTTTGGCGATGCCCTCATCTACCGCAAGCAGTTGGACGTGGGCGGGGACTATGCCTGGCGTCAGCGGGGTGAGGCTCATGTGTGGACCCCGGATACCATTGCCAAACTGCAGCATGCCGTGCGTGGCAATGATGCCGGAACCTACCAGGAATACTCCTCCCTGATCAACGAACAGAGCGAGAAGTTGCTGACCTTGCGCGGCCTCATGGAATTCAAATGGGCGGACAACCCGGTTCCTCTGGAAGAAGTGGAGCCGGCGAAGGAGATCGTCAAGCGCTTTGCCACTGGCGCCATGTCTTTTGGCAGTATTTCCTACGAGGCCCATTCCACCCTGGCGGTGGCCATGAATGCCCTGGGCGGAAAGTCCAATACCGGTGAAGGCGGTGAAGAGCCCGAGCGCTTCAACCCCCTGCCGGACGGCTCGCGCAACCCGGAGCGTTCCGCCATCAAGCAGGTGGCGTCCGGACGTTTTGGCGTCACTACCGAGTACCTGGTGAACGCCGACGACATCCAGATCAAGATGGCCCAGGGCGCCAAGCCCGGGGAAGGCGGCCAGTTGCCCGGTCACAAGGTGAACAAGCAGATCGCCCGGGTGCGTCATTCCACCCCGGGTGTGGGGCTGATCTCACCCCCGCCCCACCACGACATCTATTCCATCGAGGATCTGGCCCAGCTGATCCACGATCTCAAGAACGTGAATCCCAGGGCGCGCATCTCCGTCAAACTGGTTTCAGAAGTGGGTGTGGGCACGGTCGCCGCGGGGGTCTCAAAGGCCCATGCAGATCATGTCACCATCTCCGGCTTCGACGGCGGCACGGGCGCTTCACCCCTGACCTCCACCAAGCATGCCGGTTCCTCCTGGGAGATCGGCCTGGCGGAAACCCACCAGACCCTGGTGCTCAACCGTCTGCGCTCACGCATCAGCGTGCAGGTGGATGGCGGCATGCGTACGGGTCGTGACGTGGCCATCGGCGCCCTGCTGGGGGCCGACGAATTTGGTTTTGCGACAGCACCGCTGATCGCAGAAGGCTGTGTGATGATGCGCAAATGCCATCTCAACACCTGTCCCGTGGGCGTGGCCACTCAGGATCCTGAACTGCGCAAGCGTTTCATGGGCAAGCCGGAGCATGTCATCAACTATTTCTTCTTCGTTGCCGAGGAGCTGCGTCAGATCATGGCCAGGCTGGGCTTCCGCACCGTGGAAGAAATGATCGGCCAGGCGGATCGTCTGGACATGCGCAAGGCACTGGATCACTGGAAGGCTCAGGGGCTGGACTATTCACGACTGCTGACCAAACCCGAAGCAGCTCCCGGCGACAAGGTGTACAACTGCGAGGCGCAGGATCACGGACTGGAGCAGGCTCTGGACAATGAGCTTATCGCCCGGGCGCAACCCGCCCTGGAAAAGGGCGAGGCCGTCCGGATCGAGGTGGATATCCATAACTACAATCGCAGTTTTGGCGCCATGCTCTCTGGTCGGGTAGCGGAAAAATACGGCTTCGCGGGCCTGCCTGACGACACCATTCATATCAAGGCATCCGGCACTGCCGGTCAGTCTCTGGGTGCCTGGCTGGCACGTGGCGTGACTATTGAGCTTTCCGGAGAGGGCAATGACTACGTGGGCAAGGGATTGTCCGGCGGGCACATTATTATCTATCCGCCTGCGGATTCCGCCATTGGCCAGGCTGAGGAAAACATCATTGTTGGCAATACCGTGCTGTATGGCGCCATAGCCGGGGAATGTTATTTCCGCGGTGTGGCCGGTGAACGCTTTGCAGTGCGCAACTCCGGTGCTACAGCGGTAGTGGAAGGCGTGGGTGATCACGGTTGCGAGTATATGACTGGTGGTGTGGTGGTGGTTCTTGGCAGCACCGGCCGCAACTTTGCCGCCGGGATGTCCGGCGGCATCGCCTATGTACTGGATGAAGAAGGCAACTTCGAGCAGCGCTGCAACATGGCCCAGGTCGAGCTCGAGCCCATCAGGGAAGAGGACGATGCCCTGGAGCGCCTGGAACACCTGGGTGGCGATATGGAAACCAAGGGCCGGGTGGACGTGTCCCATGACATGACTCGCTTCGATGCCATTCGCCTGAAGCAGATCATCGAGCGTCATCTGCACTATACCAATTCCGATGTGGCGCGGAAGATCCTGGACAACTGGGATGATTACCTCGACAGATTTGTCAAGGTAATGCCGGTGGAATACCGTCGCGCACTGCTGGAAATGCAGGCGGAGCAGGAGGCGGCCCGGGCCGCGAGTTGA